In the Ilumatobacteraceae bacterium genome, one interval contains:
- a CDS encoding fumarylacetoacetate hydrolase family protein: MRLATIRTSNGTICVRVDDSTATETGHADVGALLRLPGWRDLAADADGAQHEVASLDYAPLVTSPDKIICVGLNYLDHIAETGRERPTAPTLFPKFANSLVGANDPIELPRDDESTSVDWEAELGMVIGASVRRANDEQAAAAIAGYTVVNDISVRDFQNRTTQFMPGKAWERSTPVGPHLVVDEADAAPEFAISCEVDGVVMQSSNTRELCFGPTELIRYISTFTTLVPGDLIVTGTPGGVGVARDPQVFLQRGQTVVTRVDGVGECRNRCV, encoded by the coding sequence ATGCGCCTCGCAACGATTCGAACCTCGAACGGCACGATCTGCGTACGTGTCGACGACAGCACCGCGACCGAGACGGGCCACGCCGACGTCGGTGCACTCCTCCGGCTTCCCGGCTGGCGCGATCTCGCCGCCGATGCTGACGGAGCCCAACACGAAGTGGCATCCCTCGACTACGCGCCGCTGGTGACGAGCCCCGACAAGATCATCTGCGTCGGCCTGAACTACCTCGATCACATCGCCGAGACCGGCCGTGAGCGGCCGACCGCCCCGACGCTGTTCCCGAAGTTCGCCAACTCGCTCGTGGGCGCCAACGACCCGATCGAACTCCCCCGCGACGACGAGTCGACCAGCGTCGACTGGGAGGCCGAGCTGGGCATGGTGATCGGCGCCTCGGTCCGACGGGCGAACGACGAGCAGGCGGCCGCAGCGATCGCCGGCTACACGGTGGTCAACGACATCAGCGTTCGCGACTTCCAGAACCGTACGACGCAGTTCATGCCGGGTAAGGCATGGGAACGTTCGACGCCGGTCGGACCCCACCTCGTCGTCGACGAAGCGGACGCGGCGCCGGAGTTCGCGATCTCGTGCGAGGTCGACGGGGTGGTGATGCAGTCGTCGAACACCCGCGAGCTGTGCTTCGGGCCGACCGAACTGATCCGCTACATCTCCACATTCACCACGCTCGTGCCCGGCGACCTGATCGTGACCGGCACCCCCGGCGGCGTCGGTGTGGCGCGTGATCCGCAGGTGTTCCTGCAGCGTGGTCAGACGGTCGTCACGCGCGTCGACGGCGTCGGCGAGTGCCGCAATCGGTGCGTCTGA
- a CDS encoding acetyl-CoA C-acetyltransferase, translated as MSEAFIVEAVRSPVGRRGGGLSQVHPADLGAHSIRALMERSGVDPHAVDDVVFGCLDTIGPQAGDIARTCGLVGGLPEHVPGVTVDRQCGSAQQSVHFAAQAVMSGTMDVVVAGGVQNMSQVPITSSFTLGQEEGFNPYNSSPGWQTIYGAGDVSQFVGAELMVDKWDITRDEMEAFAVESHERALRAQAEGRFDNEIVPLAGVERDEGPREPDWDKIRSLKTLTPDGRITAAVASQISDGSAAMLIMNERAVEAHGVTPRARIHHMSVLADDPIMMLSAPIPATLRALAKTGLKPSDIDLVEINEAFAPVPLAWMRETGFEHEQINVNGGAIALGHPLGATGARLMITLLNELERTGGRYGLQTMCEGGGQANVTIIERL; from the coding sequence ATGTCGGAAGCGTTCATCGTCGAAGCAGTTCGTTCGCCCGTCGGCCGTCGCGGCGGTGGGCTGTCACAGGTCCATCCCGCCGACCTCGGTGCTCACTCGATCCGTGCCCTCATGGAGCGCTCGGGCGTCGATCCGCACGCCGTCGACGACGTCGTGTTCGGCTGCCTCGACACCATCGGACCGCAGGCCGGCGACATCGCCAGGACCTGCGGACTGGTCGGCGGTCTCCCCGAGCACGTCCCCGGCGTCACCGTCGACCGCCAGTGCGGGTCTGCCCAGCAGTCGGTGCACTTCGCCGCCCAGGCCGTCATGTCGGGCACCATGGACGTCGTCGTCGCCGGCGGGGTGCAGAACATGTCGCAGGTCCCGATCACGTCGTCGTTCACGCTCGGCCAGGAGGAGGGGTTCAACCCCTACAACAGTTCGCCCGGTTGGCAGACGATCTACGGCGCCGGTGACGTGAGCCAGTTCGTCGGCGCCGAGCTGATGGTCGACAAGTGGGACATCACCCGCGACGAGATGGAGGCCTTCGCCGTCGAGTCGCACGAGCGGGCGCTGCGGGCGCAGGCCGAGGGCCGGTTCGACAACGAGATCGTGCCGCTCGCCGGCGTCGAACGCGACGAAGGGCCCCGCGAGCCCGACTGGGACAAGATCCGGTCCCTCAAGACGCTCACCCCTGACGGCCGGATCACCGCCGCCGTCGCCAGCCAGATCTCCGACGGTTCGGCCGCGATGCTGATCATGAACGAACGGGCCGTCGAGGCTCACGGCGTCACGCCGCGAGCTCGCATCCACCACATGTCGGTGCTCGCGGACGACCCGATCATGATGCTGTCGGCGCCGATCCCCGCCACGCTCCGAGCGCTCGCCAAGACCGGTCTGAAGCCGAGCGACATCGACCTCGTCGAGATCAACGAGGCGTTCGCGCCGGTGCCGCTCGCGTGGATGCGTGAGACGGGGTTCGAACACGAGCAGATCAATGTCAACGGCGGAGCGATCGCGCTCGGGCACCCGCTCGGCGCGACGGGTGCGCGGCTGATGATCACGCTGCTCAACGAACTGGAGCGAACGGGCGGGCGATACGGCCTCCAGACGATGTGCGAAGGTGGTGGCCAGGCGAACGTCACCATCATCGAACGCCTCTGA
- a CDS encoding TIGR03086 family metal-binding protein → MSGIGDIWRQAAAKWSEVSGQITDDDWGKPTPCDEWTVRELVDHAMHWQGMGGGILGAGTAPGDDWATIEPKLSAALDDPSNLEGTAEQMGGMPKQQVAGFVIGDLVIHSWDLARAIGVDDTLPEPAVEATLMGLQRVPAEMLRSSTMFGEPVEVADDASAQDRLLAFAGRTP, encoded by the coding sequence ATGAGTGGCATCGGAGACATCTGGCGTCAGGCCGCAGCGAAGTGGAGCGAGGTGTCGGGGCAGATCACCGACGACGATTGGGGGAAACCGACCCCGTGCGACGAGTGGACGGTGCGCGAGCTCGTCGACCACGCCATGCACTGGCAGGGCATGGGCGGCGGGATCCTCGGTGCGGGCACGGCGCCCGGCGACGACTGGGCCACGATCGAGCCGAAGCTGTCGGCGGCGCTCGACGACCCCAGCAATCTCGAGGGCACCGCCGAGCAGATGGGCGGCATGCCCAAGCAGCAGGTTGCCGGGTTCGTGATCGGCGACCTCGTCATCCATTCGTGGGACCTCGCCAGGGCGATCGGTGTCGACGACACCCTGCCCGAGCCGGCGGTCGAGGCGACCCTCATGGGGTTGCAGCGGGTTCCGGCGGAGATGCTCCGCTCGTCGACCATGTTCGGTGAGCCGGTCGAGGTGGCCGACGACGCCAGCGCCCAGGATCGGCTGCTGGCGTTCGCCGGCCGCACTCCCTGA
- a CDS encoding sulfite exporter TauE/SafE family protein — protein sequence MEWWEALLLIFGGTAAGLINAVAGGGSTLTVPLLVLAGVPGNNANGSNRVGILTSNAAAATAFRKLGVRGLSKSAPVLVPIVVGSLIGAFAITSLTDDTFERVFGLVMLPIIFLSIRKPKVKLDAEPWPVAMTVGVFFAVGLYGGAVQAGVGLVMLAALTRAGYDLVTANNIKVVANLTLTAVVLPIFIAQGKVEWVPALILAAGLTAGGWIGAHAAVKGGERLIRGGMIISALILSGSLLGLY from the coding sequence GTGGAATGGTGGGAAGCGCTGCTCTTGATCTTCGGCGGGACCGCCGCCGGTCTGATCAACGCCGTCGCCGGTGGCGGTTCCACCCTCACGGTCCCGCTGCTCGTGCTGGCCGGCGTGCCGGGCAACAACGCCAACGGATCGAATCGCGTCGGCATCCTCACCTCCAACGCTGCGGCGGCGACCGCGTTCCGGAAGCTGGGCGTGCGGGGGCTGTCGAAGTCGGCGCCGGTGCTCGTGCCGATCGTCGTCGGTTCGCTGATCGGCGCCTTCGCGATCACCAGCCTCACCGACGACACGTTCGAGCGCGTCTTCGGTCTCGTGATGCTGCCGATCATCTTCCTGTCGATCCGAAAGCCGAAGGTCAAGCTCGACGCCGAGCCGTGGCCGGTCGCGATGACGGTCGGTGTGTTCTTCGCGGTCGGTCTGTACGGCGGGGCGGTGCAGGCGGGCGTCGGCCTCGTCATGCTCGCCGCGCTCACGCGCGCCGGCTACGACCTGGTCACCGCGAACAACATCAAGGTGGTCGCCAACCTCACGTTGACCGCCGTCGTGCTCCCGATCTTCATCGCTCAGGGCAAGGTCGAATGGGTGCCGGCCCTGATCCTCGCGGCCGGCCTCACCGCAGGCGGCTGGATCGGAGCGCACGCCGCCGTCAAGGGCGGCGAACGGTTGATCCGGGGCGGCATGATCATCTCGGCCCTGATCCTCTCGGGCAGCCTGCTCGGGCTGTACTGA
- a CDS encoding NAD-dependent succinate-semialdehyde dehydrogenase → MFIDGSWQAARSGREFDVTDPATGEVIGSVPDGEADDATDAIAAADAAFGSWAGTTARTRADLLYAAWRLMTERSESLAELMTREQGKPLKASRAEVTYAADFLRFYAEEATRVAGEWLPSARPDQRFLVLRQPVGVVAMVTPWNYPISMLTRKMGPALAAGCTLVLKPAEATPLCARAVFEIFEEVGLPAGVANLVTASDPKPIGDVFTNDPRVRKLTFTGSTAVGRHLAGVAAGNLKRVSVELGGHAPFVVFPDADPVRAAKGAAALKFLNAGQACISPNRLYVSAGHHDAFVSTLVERVGRVRAGNGLDEGVGVGPLVDEAAVAKVEAQVDDAVARGATALVGGARLTDEPFDRGHFFAPTLLDGVADGMSIYREETFGPVAPVVTYDDVDQVIDLANDTNYGLAAYVYTQDLSTAIRAFEGLRFGIVGINDVNPTAASAPFGGMNDSGIGREGSHDGIAEYLETKLGGFAI, encoded by the coding sequence ATGTTCATCGACGGGAGTTGGCAGGCTGCGCGTTCGGGTCGGGAGTTCGACGTCACCGACCCGGCGACGGGTGAGGTGATCGGTTCGGTACCCGACGGCGAGGCCGATGACGCCACCGATGCGATCGCGGCCGCCGACGCGGCCTTCGGGTCGTGGGCCGGCACGACGGCACGCACCCGCGCCGACCTGTTGTACGCCGCGTGGCGGCTCATGACCGAACGCAGCGAATCGTTGGCCGAACTGATGACCCGCGAACAGGGCAAGCCGCTCAAGGCGAGCCGGGCCGAGGTGACCTACGCCGCCGACTTCCTCCGCTTCTACGCCGAGGAGGCGACCAGGGTGGCGGGTGAATGGTTGCCGTCGGCGCGGCCCGATCAGCGCTTCCTGGTGCTGCGCCAGCCGGTCGGCGTGGTCGCGATGGTGACGCCGTGGAACTACCCGATCTCGATGCTGACCCGGAAGATGGGGCCCGCGCTCGCCGCCGGTTGCACCCTGGTCCTCAAGCCGGCCGAGGCGACCCCGCTGTGCGCGCGAGCCGTCTTCGAGATCTTCGAGGAGGTCGGGCTTCCCGCCGGAGTGGCCAACCTGGTGACGGCGAGCGACCCGAAGCCGATCGGCGACGTGTTCACGAACGACCCACGGGTGCGCAAGCTCACGTTCACGGGGTCGACCGCGGTCGGGCGACACCTGGCCGGCGTCGCCGCCGGCAACCTCAAGCGTGTCTCGGTCGAGTTGGGCGGGCACGCTCCGTTTGTCGTGTTCCCCGACGCCGATCCGGTCCGGGCGGCGAAGGGGGCCGCCGCCCTCAAGTTCCTCAACGCCGGCCAGGCGTGCATCAGTCCGAACCGGCTGTACGTCAGCGCAGGCCACCACGACGCGTTCGTGTCGACGCTCGTCGAGCGGGTCGGCAGGGTACGGGCCGGCAACGGGTTGGACGAGGGGGTGGGCGTCGGCCCGCTCGTCGACGAGGCAGCGGTCGCCAAGGTCGAGGCGCAGGTCGACGACGCGGTCGCCCGGGGTGCGACCGCCCTCGTCGGCGGGGCGCGGCTGACCGACGAGCCGTTCGACCGAGGCCACTTCTTCGCACCCACGCTGCTCGACGGCGTCGCCGACGGCATGTCGATCTACCGGGAGGAGACCTTCGGTCCGGTCGCGCCGGTCGTGACGTACGACGACGTCGACCAGGTGATCGACCTCGCGAACGACACGAACTACGGCCTCGCCGCGTACGTCTACACGCAGGACCTCTCCACGGCGATCCGGGCATTCGAAGGGTTGCGGTTCGGGATCGTCGGCATCAACGATGTCAACCCGACGGCGGCATCGGCGCCGTTCGGTGGGATGAACGACTCGGGGATCGGTCGCGAGGGCAGCCACGACGGCATCGCCGAATACCTCGAGACCAAACTCGGTGGCTTCGCGATCTGA
- a CDS encoding GNAT family N-acetyltransferase gives MVNVRRATELDISRIARTASRAFVDDPVMRWLVPDDEEYERDHRLLFGNIARRWLATDSLWCTDDVAAVAGWIPPGRPEVDPEGIVQVEHPEWRLARFAALGEAMGANTPPEPHWYLNMLATHPDWQRQGMGGALMRVVFEIADAEGLPCYLETETEVNVAYYRRHGFEVRTEWDVQTDDSEGPHMWGMLRPAR, from the coding sequence ATGGTGAACGTCCGACGCGCCACCGAGCTCGACATCTCTCGCATCGCTCGGACCGCGAGTCGCGCGTTCGTCGACGATCCGGTGATGCGATGGCTCGTCCCCGACGACGAGGAGTACGAGCGCGATCACCGCCTGCTGTTCGGCAACATCGCCCGCCGCTGGTTGGCGACCGACTCGCTGTGGTGCACCGACGACGTGGCGGCGGTGGCCGGCTGGATCCCGCCCGGCCGCCCCGAGGTCGACCCCGAGGGGATCGTTCAGGTCGAGCACCCCGAGTGGCGGCTCGCACGGTTCGCCGCGCTCGGTGAGGCGATGGGGGCCAACACGCCACCCGAGCCGCACTGGTACCTCAACATGTTGGCGACCCATCCGGATTGGCAGCGCCAGGGAATGGGCGGCGCGCTGATGCGGGTCGTGTTCGAGATCGCCGACGCCGAGGGCCTGCCCTGTTACCTCGAGACGGAGACCGAGGTCAACGTGGCGTACTACCGGCGGCACGGATTCGAGGTGCGTACCGAATGGGACGTGCAGACCGACGACAGCGAGGGCCCGCACATGTGGGGCATGTTGCGGCCCGCGAGGTGA
- the smpB gene encoding SsrA-binding protein SmpB, with the protein MAKKSTKAKRAPDGTTLIASNRAARRNYAITDTFEAGLVLLGSEVKSMREAQVQIADGYVRIRDGEAWLDGIHIAPYSFAIGFGAHDPDRSRKLLLHRSEIQKLKARVDQDRVSLVPMTLYFRDGRVKVEIGVGKGRSKEDKRHAIAERDALRDAEREMGRARKYGG; encoded by the coding sequence ATGGCGAAGAAGTCCACCAAGGCCAAGCGCGCGCCCGACGGCACGACGCTGATCGCGAGCAACCGCGCCGCGCGCCGCAACTACGCCATCACCGACACCTTCGAAGCGGGCCTCGTGCTGCTCGGCAGCGAGGTCAAGAGCATGCGCGAGGCGCAGGTCCAGATCGCCGACGGTTACGTCCGCATCCGCGACGGCGAGGCGTGGCTCGACGGCATCCACATCGCCCCGTACTCGTTCGCGATCGGGTTCGGCGCCCACGACCCCGATCGCTCACGCAAGCTGCTCCTGCACCGCTCGGAGATCCAGAAGCTCAAGGCGCGCGTCGACCAGGACCGTGTGTCGCTCGTGCCGATGACGCTCTACTTCCGTGACGGTCGGGTCAAGGTCGAGATCGGCGTCGGCAAGGGTCGGTCCAAGGAAGACAAACGGCACGCGATCGCCGAGCGCGACGCGCTCCGCGACGCCGAACGCGAGATGGGCCGCGCCCGCAAGTACGGCGGCTGA
- a CDS encoding glycoside hydrolase family 92 protein: MYDRVDPFIGTDATDLPPPEGLAATWWWPKPQVGNTHPGATYPFGMVSASAYSGAYPTGYGCFEFNTEGVPGRMFDRPAASGFTHFQQSGTGAIRKYYNYFRVTPMRAPLDSLGEAWALSDEVAEPGYYACTLDSGVRCEITVGPKSAVHRYTFPNDDDARLVVDLSLGGLAIPHGTTVPIRAQVHALSAASASGEVVVEGAPLAFHVECDAPGWRQMLWYDRRLMQGSTRLEFDYIRPTTLRPFGMLWRGPSVAGQTIEMRFGFSLRGVEQAHANLRADCGTESHTFDRRRRTTRQTWSGHLDRIQISTATPERATVFATALYHSLIKPCFAFGESPFWPSTGPFAFDICTMWDIYRTQLPLMTALFPERSVELANALLHVCEEEGNLPIGYRMAKGADRFSRQASGLAQTFLADLCHLDAGGIDWEWALVNMHGDLRRAYGEEYLERGITHPISQTLDVAFAYQCTAVVARHLDDDALAGQFEALATGWERAFDPETGLLVDSSFYEGGKWNYSFRLVHDMARRIELAGGETAFVELLDRFFGFGADPVEQPGEHPGAEEMAAGYALGRFEGLNNEPDMEAPWAYHYVGRPDRTAEVVHAAVNNQFGVGRGGLPGNDDSGGLSSWYVWASLGLFPVAGQNFVLVNAPSFERATIRLGDAPLTIETTGFVEPTPHDPPQFVRSMRLDGVDLDRSWLSGDELRAASTLHVELGPSPSAWATTTRPPSTSTAPPSRRSMS; the protein is encoded by the coding sequence ATGTACGACCGCGTCGACCCGTTCATCGGGACCGACGCCACCGATCTGCCGCCGCCCGAGGGACTCGCAGCCACGTGGTGGTGGCCGAAACCTCAGGTCGGCAACACCCACCCCGGAGCGACGTACCCGTTCGGGATGGTGTCCGCCAGCGCCTACTCCGGCGCCTATCCCACCGGCTACGGCTGCTTCGAGTTCAACACCGAAGGCGTGCCCGGCCGCATGTTCGACCGGCCGGCGGCGTCAGGGTTCACGCACTTCCAGCAGTCGGGCACCGGAGCGATCCGCAAGTACTACAACTACTTCCGGGTCACGCCGATGCGGGCACCACTCGACTCGCTCGGCGAGGCGTGGGCGCTCTCCGACGAGGTCGCCGAACCCGGGTACTACGCCTGCACGCTCGACTCGGGAGTCCGGTGCGAGATCACGGTCGGACCGAAGTCGGCCGTCCACCGCTACACGTTCCCGAACGACGACGACGCCCGACTGGTCGTCGACCTGTCGCTCGGCGGGTTGGCGATCCCCCACGGCACCACCGTCCCGATCAGGGCACAGGTCCACGCCCTGTCGGCCGCGTCGGCGAGCGGCGAGGTGGTCGTCGAAGGAGCGCCGCTGGCGTTCCACGTCGAATGCGACGCGCCGGGGTGGCGCCAGATGCTCTGGTACGACCGCCGGCTGATGCAGGGCAGCACGCGCCTCGAGTTCGACTACATCCGGCCGACGACGCTCCGACCGTTCGGCATGCTGTGGCGGGGCCCGTCCGTCGCCGGTCAGACGATCGAGATGCGCTTCGGGTTCTCGCTGCGCGGTGTGGAGCAGGCGCACGCCAACCTCCGCGCCGATTGCGGTACCGAGTCGCACACGTTCGACCGGCGGCGGCGCACCACCCGCCAGACCTGGTCCGGTCACCTCGATCGGATCCAGATCTCGACGGCGACGCCGGAGCGAGCGACGGTGTTCGCCACCGCGCTCTACCACTCGCTGATCAAACCGTGCTTCGCGTTCGGCGAGAGCCCGTTCTGGCCATCGACGGGGCCGTTCGCGTTCGACATCTGCACGATGTGGGACATCTACCGCACACAGCTCCCGCTGATGACGGCGCTGTTCCCCGAGCGGTCGGTCGAGCTGGCGAACGCGCTGCTCCACGTCTGCGAGGAGGAGGGCAATCTGCCGATCGGCTACCGGATGGCCAAGGGCGCCGACCGGTTCTCCCGCCAGGCGAGCGGTCTGGCGCAGACGTTCCTCGCCGACCTGTGCCACCTCGATGCCGGCGGCATCGACTGGGAGTGGGCGCTGGTGAACATGCACGGCGACCTGCGCCGCGCCTACGGCGAGGAGTACCTCGAGCGCGGCATCACGCACCCGATCAGCCAGACGCTCGACGTCGCGTTCGCCTACCAGTGCACGGCGGTCGTCGCCCGACATCTCGACGACGACGCGTTGGCCGGCCAGTTCGAGGCGTTGGCCACTGGTTGGGAGCGCGCGTTCGACCCGGAGACGGGCCTGCTCGTCGACTCGTCGTTCTACGAAGGTGGCAAGTGGAACTATTCGTTCCGGCTCGTGCACGACATGGCACGACGGATCGAGTTGGCCGGCGGCGAGACGGCCTTCGTCGAGCTGCTCGACCGGTTCTTCGGGTTCGGTGCCGACCCGGTCGAACAACCCGGCGAACACCCGGGCGCCGAGGAGATGGCGGCTGGGTACGCACTCGGTCGGTTCGAAGGCCTCAACAACGAGCCCGACATGGAAGCGCCGTGGGCCTATCACTACGTCGGCCGGCCGGATCGCACCGCCGAGGTCGTGCACGCCGCGGTCAACAACCAGTTCGGTGTCGGTCGTGGCGGACTGCCCGGCAACGACGATTCCGGCGGCCTGAGCTCGTGGTACGTGTGGGCCTCGCTCGGCCTGTTCCCGGTCGCCGGCCAGAACTTCGTGCTCGTCAACGCACCGTCGTTCGAGCGGGCGACGATCCGACTCGGCGACGCACCGCTGACGATCGAGACCACCGGCTTCGTCGAGCCCACCCCGCACGACCCGCCACAGTTCGTCCGGTCGATGCGGCTCGACGGCGTCGATCTCGACCGCTCGTGGCTGTCCGGCGACGAACTGCGCGCCGCGTCGACGCTGCACGTCGAACTCGGCCCGAGCCCGTCGGCCTGGGCCACCACGACCCG
- a CDS encoding cyclic nucleotide-binding domain-containing protein — protein MRRGGAAGRIVTVAVIASITQIALTIAYTSLTFRDELSPQIGLGLTAMLLGVLITAAAIGRWSGVRGHVAGPQDSGLVVLSVVAPTIAATADAPGETIVVLMGLSSLAVGLTMMTLGRSGLGRMIRYLPYPVLAGFLAGTGLVMARAVVEIGDRGISGDAAGGGDRVARFAVVLVVVFLMTAISRSRLPNERFVPPIVLGSIALYHAVALAVGVGRISGAERGWLLPVLPDGALISGDTFTVAGRADWAVVADHLPALLPLLLLAPLTVLLYLGALETILDVDIDTDREFQVMGGAGAVAGLFGSAPSYTQFANTMLVQRMVGPVRAVPIAIGGSAVAVLLLGDRVVGLIPQPVVAGMLGFIAVSFVLDWTWDLRNRVGAIELALAAAVSIPVFGFLAGVGFGLVLTSGWFIVQYSRISGVRRIRNARRVRSNAYRSVEDDDVLVEAGRRVLIVELEGFLFFGIGDVMLRSVTERADSARHHDVDVVWVAANAHVQRALSPLMTGERWGTVEVDLDRALAAVEDQLLAERSAGSDQPKLHLLEMSAVAGAEQREFGPGDALIAAGEPVDGLLVIEQGRVSVLGGAPGTRLRQLGPGAVLGELSLYGDRTASATVVADEPVITRHVGLEEIDRLERTDPTAAAALHRELATLVAERLRTANDAVDSFRGRHDRGPDSAREQDEP, from the coding sequence ATGCGGAGGGGCGGGGCTGCGGGCCGAATCGTGACGGTCGCCGTGATCGCGTCGATCACACAGATCGCACTGACGATCGCGTACACGTCACTGACCTTCCGTGACGAGTTGTCACCTCAGATCGGGCTCGGGCTCACCGCCATGCTCCTCGGTGTCCTGATCACCGCCGCTGCGATCGGTCGCTGGAGCGGTGTGCGCGGCCACGTTGCCGGCCCGCAGGACAGCGGCCTCGTGGTGCTCTCCGTCGTCGCGCCCACGATCGCCGCGACGGCCGATGCGCCGGGAGAGACCATCGTCGTCCTGATGGGGCTGAGCTCGCTCGCCGTCGGGCTCACGATGATGACACTCGGCCGATCGGGACTCGGTCGGATGATCCGGTATCTGCCGTATCCCGTTCTCGCCGGCTTCCTGGCCGGTACCGGACTCGTGATGGCCCGGGCGGTCGTCGAGATCGGCGACCGAGGGATCAGCGGAGACGCAGCCGGCGGCGGCGATCGGGTGGCACGTTTCGCGGTCGTGCTCGTCGTGGTGTTCCTGATGACGGCGATCTCGCGGAGCCGTCTGCCGAACGAGCGCTTCGTGCCGCCGATCGTGCTCGGCTCGATCGCGCTCTACCACGCCGTCGCACTGGCGGTCGGTGTTGGCCGAATCTCCGGTGCTGAGCGTGGCTGGCTGCTACCGGTGCTGCCCGACGGGGCGCTGATCAGCGGTGACACGTTCACGGTCGCCGGTCGGGCCGACTGGGCCGTCGTCGCCGACCACCTGCCGGCACTGCTGCCGCTGCTGCTCCTCGCCCCGCTCACCGTGTTGCTGTACCTCGGAGCGCTCGAGACGATCCTCGACGTCGACATCGACACCGACCGCGAGTTCCAGGTCATGGGTGGTGCCGGCGCGGTTGCGGGCCTGTTCGGCAGCGCTCCGTCGTACACGCAGTTCGCCAACACGATGCTCGTTCAGCGCATGGTGGGGCCCGTGCGAGCGGTGCCGATCGCGATCGGCGGTTCGGCCGTCGCCGTGCTCCTCCTCGGCGACCGGGTCGTCGGGTTGATTCCGCAGCCGGTCGTCGCCGGAATGCTCGGGTTCATCGCGGTGTCGTTCGTGCTCGACTGGACCTGGGATCTCAGGAACCGGGTCGGTGCCATCGAGCTCGCGCTCGCCGCAGCCGTGTCGATACCGGTGTTCGGGTTCCTGGCCGGCGTCGGGTTCGGCCTGGTGCTCACGTCCGGATGGTTCATCGTGCAGTACAGCCGGATCAGTGGGGTGCGCCGAATCCGCAATGCCCGCCGGGTCCGGAGCAACGCCTACCGCTCGGTCGAGGACGACGACGTGCTCGTCGAGGCCGGCCGACGCGTGCTGATCGTCGAACTCGAGGGCTTCCTGTTCTTCGGTATCGGCGACGTCATGCTCCGGTCCGTGACCGAGCGCGCCGACTCGGCGCGGCACCACGACGTCGATGTCGTGTGGGTCGCAGCGAATGCGCACGTTCAGCGCGCCCTGTCGCCGCTGATGACCGGCGAGCGGTGGGGAACGGTCGAGGTCGACCTGGACCGGGCGCTCGCAGCCGTCGAGGACCAGCTCCTCGCGGAACGCTCCGCCGGTTCCGATCAACCGAAGCTCCATCTCCTCGAGATGAGTGCGGTGGCCGGAGCGGAGCAACGCGAGTTCGGCCCCGGTGATGCGCTGATCGCTGCGGGGGAACCCGTCGACGGCCTCCTGGTGATCGAACAGGGGCGGGTGAGCGTGCTCGGCGGCGCTCCCGGCACCCGGTTGCGTCAGCTCGGACCCGGCGCGGTGCTGGGTGAGCTGAGTCTGTACGGCGACCGGACGGCTTCGGCCACCGTGGTCGCCGACGAACCGGTCATCACCCGTCACGTCGGGCTGGAGGAGATCGATCGGCTGGAGCGCACGGACCCGACGGCCGCCGCCGCGCTCCATCGCGAACTCGCGACGCTCGTCGCCGAGCGACTCCGGACGGCGAACGATGCTGTCGACTCGTTTCGCGGACGTCACGACCGAGGCCCCGATTCGGCCCGTGAGCAGGACGAGCCGTAG
- a CDS encoding VOC family protein — MSRPRLRIAGTVLSTRDPRGLAAFYERLLGWPRLMDEDGWVVLRDDPAGQALSFHGDDEYVPPTWPSVAGEQLMMLHLDIATDDLDAAVAHAIECGATRAAFQPQDDEVTVMLDPDGHPFCLFPSPNW; from the coding sequence ATGAGCAGGCCACGCCTCCGTATCGCCGGCACGGTCCTCAGCACCCGTGATCCGCGCGGGCTCGCAGCGTTCTACGAACGCCTCCTCGGTTGGCCACGGCTGATGGACGAAGACGGATGGGTGGTGCTGCGCGACGACCCCGCCGGGCAGGCGCTCTCGTTCCACGGCGACGACGAGTACGTGCCGCCGACGTGGCCGTCGGTCGCCGGTGAGCAGTTGATGATGCTGCACCTCGACATCGCCACCGATGACCTCGACGCCGCGGTCGCTCACGCGATCGAGTGTGGGGCGACCCGTGCGGCGTTTCAGCCGCAGGACGACGAGGTCACGGTCATGCTCGACCCGGATGGCCACCCGTTCTGCCTGTTCCCGTCACCGAACTGGTGA